A window of the Helianthus annuus cultivar XRQ/B chromosome 4, HanXRQr2.0-SUNRISE, whole genome shotgun sequence genome harbors these coding sequences:
- the LOC110932832 gene encoding leucine-rich repeat extensin-like protein 5 codes for MPPRLRGRGKGPMRGGPSSAGPSHRRTPSASFSTSDSRDMWGQPFEPARHSVSLSSSPSFHPSFGPFAPNEPEHSHHSDQSHHSHNSLQSHSFHHSEFPYSPRQFNPADYVNDFLGYNPLGPEDHFSQEMEMDDDPDPEMQTGTPGHPISISSGSPFQGSPYRGPDSFQERMATYDWFFTPSYHSSPAQPPLDDPQLQAVSPPPLPVEEPPQQPPQPPPEPPRRRRNARMSVRGGPRFSSPRGSSSYPPIPEDPQMGGPSNAAPEADPPQASYAPPMPPVGFDNPIPVYPGSSGYNPYGDPSGYPLGYGTHDPYLTAAQYHHLYPSSHPPVPPTDYPIQGYQYPPYQPPPSQQLQQQQQNQEILERLDRVEQKTKKNKERHNSFMKGLANLIKGKKK; via the coding sequence ATGCCTCCAAGACTAAGAGGACGTGGCAAGGGTCCCATGCGTGGAGGACCGTCATCTGCAGGACCATCTCACAGACGCACTCCATCGGCGTCTTTTTCCACTTCCGACTCCCGCGATATGTGGGGTCAACCTTTCGAGCCGGCAAGACACTCGGTCTCgcttagctcttcaccatcttttcATCCGTCTTTCGGACCATTTGCTCCAAATGAGCCCGAACACTCTCACCATTCGGACCAATCTCACCACTCGCATAACTCTTTGCAATCTCATTCATTTCATCATTCCGAATTCCCCTACTCTCCAAGACAATTCAACCCAGCCGACTATGTGAACGACTTTCTTGGCTACAACCCGCTGGGCCCTGAGGACCATTTCTCTCAAGAAATGGAGATGGATGACGACCCCGACCCGGAAATGCAAACAGGAACCCCGGGCCACCCTATCAGCATATCTAGTGGGTCACCATTTCAGGGATCTCCTTATCGTGGACCCGACTCCTTCCAAGAGAGGATGGCTACCTATGACTGGTTCTTTACCCCATCTTATCATAGCTCTCCGGCTCAACCACCTTTAGATGATCCTCAACTTCAAGctgtctcaccaccaccacttccgGTAGAGGAGCCACCGCAGCagccaccacaaccacctccCGAGCCTCCGAGGCGAAGGAGGAACGCTCGCATGTCCGTTAGAGGAGGACCCCGTTTTAGTTCTCCTCGAGGGTCGAGTTCCTATCCCCCTATTCCCGAGGACCCTCAAATGGGTGGGCCCTCGAATGCGGCACCGGAGGCTGATCCTCCGCAAGCTTCTTATGCACCACCTATGCCGCCTGTGGGATTTGATAACCCAATTCCGGTATACCCAGGTTCTTCCGGGTATAATCCTTATGGAGACCCGTCGGGATATCCATTGGGCTACGGAACCCATGACCCATATCTTACGGCTGCGCAGTATCACCACCTTTATCCTTCTTCTCACCCCCCTGTGCCTCCAACTGACTACCCTATTCAGGGTTATCAGTATCCTCCATATCAGCCACCTCCTTCCCAGCAActacagcagcagcaacaaaacCAGGAAATCTTGGAAAGGTTGGACAGGGTTGAGCAGAAGACCAAGAAGAACAAGGAGAGGCACAATAGCTTCATGAAGGGTCTTGCCAACCTTATCAAGGGAAAGAAGAAATAA